From one Colletotrichum destructivum chromosome 3, complete sequence genomic stretch:
- a CDS encoding Putative small subunit of serine palmitoyltransferase, with protein MSALQSFSKWLHLKQYQIEVTFSVYIFTPLEKFIFYTVLFLLSSLTIIATVLYLPQHIAFLMSRAWFYMHGDPIDAVVEAVVDAVEVTKAAVESVLTAGSTTTAAALAQETVELVKEL; from the exons ATGTCGGCCCTCCAGTCCTTCAGCAAGTGGCTGCACCTGAAGCAGTACCAAATCGAGGTCACCTTCAGTGTCTACATCTTCACGCCCCTGGAAAAGTTCATCTTTT ACaccgtcctcttcctcctcagcAGCTTGACCATTATTGCGACCGTCCTCTACCTGCCCCAGCACATCGCCTTCCTCATGAGCCGCGCCTGGTTCTACATGCACGGCGACCCGATCGACGCCGTTGTCGAAGCCGTGGTTGACGCTGTTGAGGTCACGAAGGCCGCTGTCGAGAGCGTGctgacggccgggtcgaccACGACTGCCGCGGCCCTGGCACAGGAGACtgtcgagctcgtcaaggagcTGTAG